In one window of Candidatus Binatia bacterium DNA:
- a CDS encoding aminotransferase class IV: MSEAQELSGSVWLNGRVVPAARARVSALDRGFLYGDGLFETVRCYRGVPFLLDGHIGRMARSAEFLALPLPEVDWLSAVRKLLAANHLLEADASVRITVTRGAAPPGLVPPRSPRPTVMAFALPLPRTLTREQRLGVRVITVPLYRCGPLAAHKLLDYVPAILARAAAAKRKAREALYVHDGMVCEATTANVFAVFGNTLVTPPLNELLPGITREFVLSLAQSAGIQTIERAIRIEELHRADELFLTSAVLEVLPVTRVDELTIGTGVPGPITRQLQQAYRQRVNQLCGARKRK, from the coding sequence ATGAGCGAGGCTCAAGAGCTCTCGGGATCTGTGTGGCTGAACGGGCGGGTGGTGCCAGCGGCGCGGGCGCGGGTGAGTGCCTTGGACCGCGGGTTCCTTTACGGTGACGGGCTTTTTGAAACCGTGCGGTGTTACCGCGGAGTGCCCTTCCTCCTCGACGGGCATATCGGCCGCATGGCCCGCTCAGCAGAGTTTCTCGCGTTGCCCTTGCCGGAGGTAGACTGGCTCAGTGCCGTGCGGAAGCTCTTGGCCGCTAATCACTTGCTCGAGGCCGACGCGTCCGTGCGCATCACCGTCACACGTGGGGCGGCGCCGCCAGGCCTCGTTCCCCCGAGATCACCGCGGCCCACGGTCATGGCCTTTGCCCTGCCCCTGCCGCGAACGCTAACTCGCGAGCAGCGGCTGGGAGTGCGGGTTATTACCGTGCCCCTCTACCGCTGCGGCCCGCTCGCTGCCCATAAGCTTCTCGACTACGTGCCCGCCATCCTGGCTCGCGCCGCTGCAGCAAAACGCAAAGCAAGAGAGGCGCTGTACGTACACGATGGAATGGTGTGCGAGGCAACCACGGCGAACGTTTTCGCGGTATTCGGGAATACCCTGGTGACGCCGCCGCTGAACGAACTCCTACCTGGGATCACCCGCGAATTCGTGCTCTCCCTCGCCCAAAGCGCAGGCATCCAGACGATTGAGCGCGCAATTAGAATAGAGGAGCTCCACCGGGCCGATGAGCTCTTTCTGACCTCCGCGGTGCTTGAAGTTCTGCCGGTCACTCGTGTGGACGAACTCACGATTGGCACTGGCGTGCCTGGCCCGATCACCCGCCAGCTCCAACAAGCATACCGACAACGGGTTAACCAATTGTGCGGCGCACGAAAACGAAAGTGA
- the rpsT gene encoding 30S ribosomal protein S20, whose translation MALRHKSAIKRHRQSLKRYQRNKAIRTRVRHVLRQLRETIAKGEVSAAEEQLRLAMKTLTKAVSKGVLHRNNASRRISRLSQQVARLKGSAAA comes from the coding sequence GTGGCCTTACGTCACAAGTCAGCGATCAAGCGTCACCGGCAGTCGTTGAAGCGCTACCAGCGCAACAAGGCAATCCGCACCCGTGTGCGGCACGTGCTGCGGCAACTGCGCGAAACGATTGCCAAAGGGGAAGTGAGCGCTGCCGAAGAGCAGTTGCGTTTGGCCATGAAGACGTTGACCAAGGCGGTGTCCAAGGGAGTGTTGCACCGGAACAACGCCTCGCGGCGTATCTCGCGTTTGAGCCAGCAAGTGGCTCGGCTCAAAGGTTCGGCTGCGGCTTGA
- the murJ gene encoding murein biosynthesis integral membrane protein MurJ: protein MSENRAIARAAGLVAVFTFLSRLAGLVRDASVGYFFGTGLAADAFFVAFRIPNLLRRFVAEGAMSTAFIPIFTEYWTTRPRQEAVRAARVLATMFALVVGGIALAGILLAEPLTALFAPGFTADAEKFALTVTLTRWTFPYIALVSLVALCSGILNSLRHFAAPAMSPIFLNLAMIGGAAASPWVSPPVQALAYGVLVGGVVQLALQVGSLARLGIVLAPEWEPRHEAVLRSARLLLPTVFGAAVYQINLLVDTVLASALPAGSVSYLWYADRVFEFPLGLFAVALGTAALPSFSAQAARREWEEMRASLRFAIRSTSFIVTPATLGLAALAFPIVAVLFERGAFTAAEARQTAYALTAFAVGLWPVAVLRVVVPAFYALQDTRTPVWTAAAAFVANVLFSLSLMGPVESGPSPVLRALAWLTVQLHLADFRHAGLALSTSLAATVNLLLLLTILRRKLGPLGLRALLPSFVRDAAAALAMLPLLWRLQAHLTWASSEPLWWRTTWLLVCVAAGVLVFALVHTLLGGRELPRLWEATRRRYSKTVNAT from the coding sequence ATGAGCGAGAACCGAGCGATTGCACGGGCCGCTGGCCTGGTGGCCGTGTTCACCTTTCTGAGCCGCCTCGCTGGGCTCGTGCGCGATGCCAGTGTCGGTTATTTCTTCGGCACCGGACTTGCCGCCGACGCCTTCTTCGTAGCGTTCCGCATCCCCAATCTGTTGCGACGCTTCGTGGCCGAAGGCGCCATGAGCACGGCATTCATCCCGATCTTCACCGAGTACTGGACGACACGCCCACGCCAAGAAGCCGTGCGAGCGGCGCGCGTGTTGGCGACGATGTTCGCTCTTGTCGTCGGCGGCATTGCCCTCGCCGGCATCTTGCTGGCCGAACCGCTCACCGCGCTGTTTGCCCCGGGGTTTACCGCTGATGCGGAAAAGTTCGCGCTGACGGTGACCCTCACGCGCTGGACCTTCCCATACATTGCCTTGGTGAGTCTCGTGGCGCTGTGCTCAGGCATTCTTAACTCTCTCCGCCATTTCGCGGCTCCGGCAATGTCGCCGATTTTCCTAAACCTCGCCATGATTGGCGGAGCAGCGGCAAGCCCGTGGGTGAGTCCACCAGTCCAAGCTTTGGCCTACGGCGTGTTAGTCGGCGGCGTCGTCCAACTGGCTTTGCAGGTGGGCTCCCTTGCGCGGCTCGGCATCGTTCTCGCGCCGGAGTGGGAACCGCGCCACGAAGCGGTTCTCCGCTCGGCGCGGTTGCTGTTACCCACCGTGTTCGGGGCCGCGGTGTACCAAATCAACCTACTCGTCGATACCGTGCTCGCCTCCGCGTTGCCGGCGGGCAGCGTCTCGTACTTGTGGTATGCCGACCGCGTGTTCGAATTCCCACTCGGCTTGTTTGCGGTGGCCTTGGGGACCGCGGCGCTGCCGAGTTTTTCCGCGCAAGCGGCGCGGCGCGAGTGGGAGGAGATGCGTGCGAGTTTGCGCTTCGCCATTCGCTCGACGAGCTTCATTGTCACCCCGGCTACACTCGGTCTGGCAGCGCTAGCGTTTCCGATCGTCGCAGTGTTGTTTGAACGAGGAGCTTTTACCGCCGCGGAAGCGCGGCAAACCGCGTACGCCCTAACTGCGTTTGCCGTGGGGCTGTGGCCCGTCGCGGTGCTGCGCGTCGTCGTGCCCGCGTTCTACGCATTACAAGATACCCGCACGCCGGTGTGGACTGCCGCGGCAGCGTTCGTGGCCAACGTTTTGTTTAGCTTGAGCTTGATGGGACCGGTGGAAAGCGGACCCTCGCCGGTCCTGCGTGCGCTAGCGTGGCTTACCGTGCAGCTCCACCTCGCCGACTTCCGCCACGCGGGGCTCGCGCTCTCGACTTCGTTGGCCGCCACCGTCAATTTGTTGCTGCTCCTCACCATCTTGCGGCGGAAACTCGGCCCGCTTGGGTTGCGTGCGTTACTCCCCAGCTTTGTGCGCGACGCGGCCGCTGCGCTCGCCATGCTGCCACTGTTGTGGCGGCTCCAAGCCCACCTCACCTGGGCATCCAGCGAGCCGCTGTGGTGGCGGACTACTTGGCTCCTGGTGTGCGTTGCTGCGGGCGTACTTGTTTTCGCTCTCGTGCACACTCTTCTCGGCGGTCGAGAACTGCCTCGCCTTTGGGAAGCGACCCGCCGGCGTTACTCCAAAACGGTGAACGCGACATAA
- the mazG gene encoding nucleoside triphosphate pyrophosphohydrolase has product MNRAEELFGELVRIMERLRGPGGCPWDRAQTHQSIKAYLIEEAYEVAEAIEEEDYEELRKELGDVLLQVVFHAQMAREAGRFTVEDVLAHINEKMIRRHPHVFGAATAETPEEVLRNWARIKAEERKAEEKDRSVLSGVPRALPALQRAHRLGEKAAHVGFDWSDARAVLSKVHEELAELEAALHKESAEQAAHELGDLLFALASLGRHLRLHAEDVLQQASDRFIARFRRVEEALAARGLDPQAATPDLWDELWKQAKAAEASS; this is encoded by the coding sequence ATGAATCGAGCCGAAGAATTATTTGGAGAACTGGTGCGTATCATGGAGCGATTGCGTGGACCTGGCGGTTGCCCGTGGGATCGCGCGCAAACGCACCAGTCGATCAAGGCTTACCTCATCGAAGAGGCTTACGAGGTGGCCGAAGCCATCGAGGAAGAAGACTACGAGGAGTTGCGCAAGGAACTGGGCGATGTGCTGTTGCAAGTGGTGTTTCACGCGCAAATGGCCCGCGAGGCGGGGCGATTTACCGTCGAGGATGTGCTCGCGCACATTAACGAAAAAATGATTCGTCGCCACCCGCATGTGTTCGGCGCTGCGACTGCGGAAACGCCGGAGGAAGTGCTGCGTAACTGGGCGCGGATCAAAGCGGAGGAGCGCAAGGCCGAAGAGAAAGACCGCTCGGTGCTGTCCGGTGTGCCACGTGCACTGCCCGCGCTGCAACGCGCCCACCGCTTGGGGGAAAAAGCGGCACACGTGGGCTTCGATTGGAGCGATGCACGCGCCGTGCTCTCCAAGGTGCACGAGGAACTGGCGGAGCTCGAAGCCGCTTTGCACAAGGAATCGGCGGAGCAGGCTGCCCACGAACTCGGTGACCTGCTCTTCGCCCTTGCCTCGCTCGGCAGGCACTTGCGCCTGCACGCGGAAGACGTGTTGCAGCAGGCGAGCGACCGCTTCATTGCCCGCTTCCGCCGAGTGGAAGAAGCCTTAGCGGCACGCGGCCTCGACCCGCAGGCGGCCACCCCGGACTTGTGGGACGAACTTTGGAAACAAGCTAAGGCTGCGGAGGCTTCCAGTTGA
- a CDS encoding DUF5060 domain-containing protein, protein MGCRLLLASLFLIAVAGGCGGSGDAEPAVDHATQGEPFEVTLDRAVVEPNPFDPRQVQIDGEFLSPRGQRFTIPAFVWQAFERALVGGFERLTPASELQWKVRFTPTESGTWRWRWRLHSLQGSNSSEWRDLEVAPAPVFHGFVRPSPRDTRYLEFDDGNAFVPIGENMCWYDGRGTFAYEEWISRLAAHGGNFIRIWMPSWAFGLEWIERGADGAVVHSSLGNYTRRLDRAWQLDSVVELARRHGIQIMLSIQNHGPFSLTNNSEWADCPYNAANGGPLTHPSELFTKPEAIRLFKQRLRYIVGRWGYATNIMTWELWNEVDLVDQPGSDALVSWHREMAAELRSLDPYARMISTSTSLSDVLAPSATFSALWALDTIDYTQAHYYSFGVPTDFTRVFPAIFRRLARYQKPVFISEAGVDFRGPAETIEQDPNADGFHDLLWAALFSGTLGIGMTWWWDNVVHPLDLYFHFRPLATLVRGVDFPGEGFRIRSESAVAPDGRPLQAFLLVGRSTVLAWVRNARHHYAAPDPAEIRDARLRLADPANGRWSAQWIDTRTATIVREDALEATSNGVEFTVPSFARDIALRMRLAEP, encoded by the coding sequence ATGGGCTGCCGGTTGCTTCTTGCCTCGCTTTTCCTCATTGCCGTTGCTGGCGGCTGCGGAGGCTCGGGGGATGCCGAGCCTGCTGTGGACCACGCCACGCAAGGGGAGCCATTCGAGGTTACGCTCGACCGTGCGGTTGTGGAGCCTAACCCCTTCGATCCGCGCCAGGTGCAAATCGATGGCGAGTTTCTCTCACCGCGCGGGCAGCGGTTCACGATCCCGGCATTCGTATGGCAGGCGTTCGAACGCGCCCTTGTCGGTGGCTTCGAACGGCTCACGCCGGCAAGCGAGCTGCAGTGGAAGGTGCGCTTCACCCCCACCGAGTCCGGCACCTGGCGATGGCGTTGGCGGCTGCACAGCCTGCAAGGGAGCAACAGCAGCGAGTGGCGCGACCTCGAGGTCGCTCCCGCGCCGGTGTTTCATGGTTTTGTCAGGCCGAGCCCGCGCGACACGCGCTACCTCGAGTTCGACGATGGCAACGCGTTTGTCCCCATTGGCGAGAACATGTGCTGGTACGATGGTCGGGGTACCTTTGCCTACGAGGAATGGATCTCTCGCCTGGCTGCGCACGGTGGCAACTTCATCCGCATTTGGATGCCGAGTTGGGCTTTCGGGTTGGAATGGATCGAGCGCGGCGCCGACGGCGCCGTCGTCCACTCTTCGCTCGGCAATTACACCCGCCGACTCGATCGCGCCTGGCAGCTCGATTCCGTCGTCGAGTTAGCGCGCCGACATGGAATCCAGATCATGCTGTCCATACAAAACCACGGGCCGTTTTCGCTGACGAACAACTCCGAGTGGGCTGACTGCCCGTACAACGCTGCCAATGGCGGACCACTGACGCACCCGTCGGAGTTGTTTACCAAGCCCGAGGCGATTCGCCTCTTCAAACAACGGCTGCGCTACATCGTGGGGCGGTGGGGTTACGCAACGAACATCATGACTTGGGAACTGTGGAACGAGGTCGATCTCGTCGACCAACCTGGCAGCGATGCCCTAGTCTCCTGGCACCGCGAGATGGCCGCCGAACTGCGGAGCCTCGATCCCTACGCGCGGATGATTTCCACGAGCACGAGCCTCAGCGACGTGCTAGCGCCGAGCGCAACCTTCTCTGCACTCTGGGCTCTGGACACCATCGACTACACCCAGGCCCATTACTATTCGTTTGGGGTCCCGACGGATTTTACCCGTGTTTTCCCTGCGATTTTCCGACGGCTCGCCCGCTACCAGAAGCCGGTGTTCATCTCTGAAGCTGGCGTGGATTTCCGTGGACCAGCGGAAACCATCGAACAAGACCCGAACGCCGACGGTTTTCACGACTTGCTCTGGGCCGCACTGTTTTCTGGCACGCTCGGCATCGGCATGACTTGGTGGTGGGACAACGTCGTCCATCCTCTCGATCTCTATTTCCACTTCCGCCCTCTCGCTACGCTGGTCAGGGGTGTCGATTTCCCGGGCGAGGGGTTTAGGATCCGCAGCGAATCTGCCGTGGCCCCTGATGGCCGGCCACTGCAGGCGTTCCTCCTCGTGGGCAGATCGACGGTGTTGGCGTGGGTTCGAAATGCGCGCCACCACTACGCCGCACCCGACCCAGCAGAAATTCGCGATGCCAGGCTGCGGCTTGCCGACCCCGCAAACGGTCGCTGGTCTGCACAATGGATCGACACACGTACCGCTACGATCGTTCGAGAAGACGCCCTCGAGGCCACGAGCAACGGCGTCGAGTTCACCGTGCCTTCGTTCGCGCGCGACATCGCCTTGCGTATGCGCTTGGCCGAACCCTGA
- the grxC gene encoding glutaredoxin 3, translated as MRRVVIYTTTYCPYCVAAKRLLEERSIAYEEIDVTGNDELRLWLVERTGRRTVPQIFIDDEPIGGYDELSALDRAGAL; from the coding sequence ATGCGACGAGTCGTCATTTACACCACGACCTACTGCCCGTACTGCGTAGCGGCCAAGCGGCTGTTGGAAGAGCGTTCCATTGCCTACGAAGAGATCGATGTCACCGGCAACGACGAGCTGCGCCTGTGGCTTGTAGAGCGCACCGGCCGGCGCACCGTGCCGCAAATCTTCATCGACGACGAACCGATCGGCGGCTACGATGAACTCTCTGCGCTCGATCGCGCTGGCGCTCTGTAA
- a CDS encoding NAD(P)/FAD-dependent oxidoreductase: MDSNTARSYRSAEQRPLKFAVFGAGMAGILCGIKLKEAGLSHFTIYEKADRVGGTWRENTYPGIACDVPAHLYTYSFAPNPDWSHRFAPGAEIQAYFERVAADYGIYPFIRFGDEVRLCRYDHGRWWLETARGYQDRVDVIFAATGVLHHPKLPDIEGLDTFAGACFHSARWDHSVPLEGKRVGVVGTGSSAVQIVSAIVSRVQKLVLFQRTAQWIFPQDNPPYSEAEKEEFRRNPARIAELREQLTRAFVDNFSNVVVDADSPQIQFIEDVCRAHLEQSVTDPVLREKLRPNYRAACKRLVVSPDFYQAIQRPNAELVTEGIARVEPRGVRTQDGRLHELDVLVLATGFQVDRFLRPIEVIGRYGKRLDDVWRERPYAYLSISIPDFPNLFLLNGPNGPVGNFSLIDVAELQFAYIMQLVELLRAGQCREISASEEATNRFEHARVEAAKKTVWVTGCRSWYLDDRGIPMAWPWTFEHFRAVMARPDFTAFELVA; this comes from the coding sequence ATGGATTCTAACACCGCACGTTCGTACCGCTCCGCAGAACAACGGCCCCTGAAATTTGCCGTCTTTGGTGCGGGCATGGCGGGAATTCTCTGCGGCATCAAACTCAAGGAAGCTGGCCTGTCGCACTTCACGATTTACGAAAAGGCCGACCGCGTGGGCGGAACTTGGCGGGAGAACACCTATCCGGGAATTGCCTGCGACGTGCCGGCACACTTGTACACCTACTCGTTCGCGCCCAACCCCGATTGGAGCCATCGATTTGCACCTGGTGCAGAGATTCAGGCTTATTTTGAACGGGTGGCTGCTGACTACGGCATCTATCCCTTCATCCGCTTTGGCGATGAAGTGCGCCTCTGCCGCTACGACCACGGCCGTTGGTGGCTGGAAACCGCGCGGGGCTACCAAGATCGGGTAGACGTCATTTTCGCCGCCACCGGTGTGCTCCATCACCCAAAGCTTCCTGACATCGAAGGGCTCGACACCTTTGCCGGCGCTTGTTTCCACAGCGCTCGTTGGGATCACTCCGTGCCGCTCGAAGGGAAGCGTGTGGGGGTGGTGGGCACGGGATCTTCCGCGGTGCAGATCGTGTCTGCCATTGTGTCGCGGGTACAAAAGCTCGTTCTCTTCCAACGCACCGCGCAGTGGATTTTTCCGCAAGACAATCCCCCCTACAGCGAGGCAGAAAAGGAGGAATTTCGCCGCAACCCGGCGCGCATTGCTGAATTGCGCGAGCAACTCACACGCGCCTTTGTGGACAATTTCTCCAACGTCGTGGTAGACGCCGACTCTCCGCAAATTCAATTCATCGAGGATGTGTGCCGTGCCCACCTCGAGCAAAGTGTGACCGACCCGGTGCTGCGGGAAAAGCTGCGCCCGAATTATCGTGCGGCCTGCAAGCGCCTGGTGGTCTCGCCCGATTTTTACCAAGCCATCCAGCGGCCGAACGCGGAGTTGGTCACTGAAGGCATCGCCCGGGTAGAGCCGCGCGGAGTGCGCACCCAGGATGGCCGCTTGCACGAACTCGATGTGCTCGTGCTGGCGACTGGCTTTCAGGTCGATCGGTTCTTGAGGCCCATCGAAGTCATCGGCCGCTATGGCAAACGGCTCGACGATGTGTGGCGGGAGCGGCCGTACGCCTATCTGTCCATCTCCATCCCTGACTTCCCGAATTTGTTCTTGCTCAACGGACCAAACGGTCCGGTCGGCAACTTTTCCTTGATCGACGTCGCCGAGCTGCAGTTCGCGTACATCATGCAGCTCGTGGAGTTGTTGCGGGCCGGGCAGTGCCGGGAGATCAGCGCCAGCGAGGAGGCAACCAACCGCTTCGAGCACGCGCGGGTGGAGGCAGCGAAGAAAACCGTGTGGGTAACGGGATGCCGCAGTTGGTACCTAGACGACCGCGGCATCCCCATGGCTTGGCCGTGGACCTTCGAGCACTTCCGCGCGGTGATGGCGCGGCCGGATTTCACGGCCTTCGAGCTCGTTGCCTAG
- a CDS encoding zinc-binding dehydrogenase, whose protein sequence is MKARAVVQTAPRTLELREFPLPEIDDDSALLRVEACGICGSDAEQYAGVLPVPMPVIPGHEPLGIIEKIGDRAARRWGVNVGDRVAVEPLIPCGHCHACRSGNYQVCRGRGGMFAHGYIPTSRPPALWGAYADYMYLDPFSIVHPVRKDVPANIAVMFNPLGAGFRWAVEVPHTGPGDTVLILGPGQRGLASVIAARAAGADRIIVTGLARDQAKLALAKEFGADYTINIEEEDVRRRVQELTDGRGADVVVEVSANSPEPVAEALYYVATRGRIVLAGVKGFKTVPNFISDLAVVKEVTIFGAFGVTSRAYASAIRLIESGRVPLAQMHTHDFPLEQAEQAIRLLAGEIPGESSIHSCLLPAA, encoded by the coding sequence ATGAAAGCGCGTGCAGTGGTTCAAACCGCACCCCGCACGTTGGAGTTGCGCGAGTTTCCCTTACCCGAAATCGACGATGACAGTGCGCTGTTGCGCGTGGAAGCGTGCGGCATTTGTGGCAGCGACGCGGAGCAGTACGCCGGAGTGCTGCCCGTCCCAATGCCGGTCATCCCCGGCCATGAACCGCTGGGAATTATCGAGAAAATTGGCGATCGCGCCGCGCGGCGCTGGGGAGTGAACGTTGGCGACCGCGTTGCCGTAGAGCCACTCATCCCCTGCGGGCATTGCCACGCCTGCCGCAGTGGCAACTACCAAGTGTGCCGCGGCCGAGGGGGCATGTTCGCCCATGGCTACATCCCGACCTCTCGTCCACCAGCATTGTGGGGCGCCTACGCGGATTACATGTATCTCGACCCGTTCTCCATCGTGCACCCAGTGCGCAAGGATGTGCCGGCCAACATTGCCGTGATGTTCAACCCCTTAGGCGCGGGTTTTCGCTGGGCGGTGGAGGTGCCGCACACAGGCCCGGGGGACACGGTGCTGATTCTCGGACCTGGCCAGCGCGGCTTGGCGAGCGTGATTGCTGCGCGAGCGGCAGGCGCGGATCGAATCATCGTCACCGGCCTCGCCCGCGACCAGGCCAAACTCGCGTTAGCCAAAGAGTTCGGCGCGGACTATACGATCAACATCGAAGAGGAAGACGTGCGCCGGCGGGTTCAGGAGCTAACCGACGGGCGCGGCGCCGATGTGGTGGTGGAGGTATCGGCGAATTCACCCGAGCCAGTGGCGGAGGCCCTCTACTATGTGGCCACTCGCGGCCGGATCGTGCTCGCTGGCGTCAAGGGCTTCAAAACCGTGCCGAACTTCATCAGCGACCTGGCTGTCGTGAAAGAGGTCACGATCTTCGGCGCCTTTGGCGTCACCAGTCGTGCCTACGCCTCCGCCATCCGCTTGATCGAATCGGGGCGCGTCCCGCTGGCACAGATGCACACCCACGACTTCCCGCTCGAGCAAGCAGAGCAAGCCATCCGGCTTTTGGCTGGTGAAATTCCCGGAGAGTCGAGCATCCACTCCTGTTTGCTGCCGGCTGCATGA
- the rmuC gene encoding DNA recombination protein RmuC — protein MLWAILALAVANLGLIVFILVRLNAAKTGAADQIVREELRAGREEQRAAASELRKELQAGLNSSLGVLRESIAAVNQAQAAQFETLTNSFRQNAEVNQTSIEQMRNTIDARIKELREGNEQKISEMRSEVSEGLRSISERIAKTLEELGATQKAQLETIGKQLKELTESNQTTLERIRTTFDERMREFQEGNEKRVAAMRQEVSDGLKAVSDNLAKTLADLGNTQRTQLESMTKQLKDLGDSNQATLERVRATLDERIKELQLGNEKQVSAMRQEVSEGVKTVSESVTKTLSDLGTTQRLQLEAMTKQLKELGESNQAALDRIRGTFDQRIKEMQEGNERKLEEMRKTVDEKLHDTLEKRLGESFKLVSERLEVVHRGLGEMQNLANGVGELKRVLSNVKVRGTWAEVQLGAILEQILDRRQFEKNVRIKGDSAEAVEYAIRLPGPKEEPNSVVWLPIDSKFPQEDYLRLQEAAERGDADAVQQASEALARTVRLAAKDIRDKYVDPPHTTDFAIMFLATEGLYAEVLRHPALVEQLLQEYRIVVAGPTTLAAILSSLRMGFRTLAIEQRAAEVWKVLGAVKTEFGKFGQVLDKVKRQLNTATRTIEETGVRTRAMERRLRAVEELPEEEAHKLLEIPASFAAQDVEDELA, from the coding sequence ATGCTTTGGGCGATTTTGGCTCTCGCAGTCGCAAACCTCGGGTTGATCGTATTCATTCTCGTGCGGCTCAACGCCGCGAAGACCGGTGCCGCCGATCAAATCGTGCGCGAGGAACTGCGCGCCGGCCGGGAAGAACAGCGCGCCGCCGCCAGCGAGTTGCGCAAGGAGCTGCAGGCCGGGCTCAACTCTTCTCTCGGTGTGCTGCGCGAAAGCATCGCTGCAGTCAACCAAGCGCAAGCGGCGCAATTCGAGACCCTGACCAACTCCTTCCGCCAGAACGCCGAGGTCAACCAGACTTCGATCGAGCAAATGCGCAACACCATCGATGCCCGCATCAAAGAACTGCGCGAAGGCAACGAACAAAAGATCAGCGAGATGCGTTCCGAGGTTTCCGAAGGATTGCGCAGCATCAGCGAGCGCATCGCAAAAACCTTGGAGGAGTTGGGTGCCACACAAAAAGCGCAACTCGAGACCATCGGGAAACAACTCAAGGAGCTAACAGAGTCGAACCAAACCACGCTCGAACGCATCCGCACGACTTTCGATGAGCGCATGCGAGAATTTCAAGAGGGCAACGAAAAACGCGTGGCCGCCATGCGGCAGGAAGTTTCCGATGGCCTCAAGGCGGTCAGCGACAACTTGGCGAAGACCCTTGCGGATCTCGGCAACACCCAGCGCACACAGTTGGAGAGCATGACAAAACAACTGAAGGACCTGGGCGATTCGAACCAAGCCACCCTCGAGCGAGTCCGCGCCACGCTGGATGAACGGATCAAAGAGCTGCAACTCGGAAATGAAAAGCAAGTGTCCGCGATGCGGCAGGAGGTGTCCGAGGGCGTCAAAACCGTGAGCGAGAGCGTCACGAAGACGCTGTCCGACTTGGGCACGACGCAGCGCCTCCAGCTCGAAGCCATGACCAAGCAGCTCAAGGAGCTGGGCGAATCCAACCAGGCCGCACTCGATCGGATACGGGGGACCTTCGACCAGCGCATCAAAGAGATGCAAGAGGGCAACGAGCGCAAGCTCGAGGAAATGCGCAAAACCGTCGATGAAAAGCTGCACGACACCTTGGAGAAGCGCTTGGGAGAGTCGTTCAAGCTCGTCAGCGAGCGACTGGAAGTGGTTCACCGCGGCCTCGGGGAGATGCAGAACTTGGCCAACGGCGTCGGCGAACTCAAACGGGTGCTCTCCAACGTCAAGGTGCGGGGCACTTGGGCGGAAGTGCAGTTAGGCGCAATTTTGGAGCAAATTCTCGATCGCCGGCAGTTCGAAAAGAACGTGCGCATCAAAGGCGACTCGGCGGAGGCAGTGGAATACGCAATCCGGCTGCCGGGCCCGAAGGAGGAGCCGAACTCGGTTGTTTGGCTGCCCATCGATTCGAAGTTCCCTCAAGAAGACTATTTGCGACTGCAGGAGGCGGCCGAACGGGGCGACGCGGATGCCGTACAACAGGCGAGCGAGGCCTTGGCGCGCACGGTTCGCCTGGCCGCCAAAGACATTCGCGACAAGTACGTGGACCCGCCGCACACCACCGACTTCGCCATTATGTTCCTCGCCACCGAAGGGTTGTACGCCGAAGTGCTGCGCCACCCCGCTTTGGTCGAGCAGCTTTTACAAGAGTATCGCATCGTCGTGGCCGGCCCGACGACCCTGGCGGCCATCCTCAGCAGCTTACGCATGGGCTTCCGTACTTTGGCCATCGAACAACGCGCTGCTGAGGTATGGAAGGTGTTGGGAGCGGTGAAAACAGAGTTCGGCAAGTTCGGGCAGGTGCTCGATAAGGTGAAGCGCCAACTGAACACCGCCACACGCACGATCGAGGAAACGGGGGTGCGCACGCGCGCCATGGAGCGGCGCCTGCGGGCCGTGGAGGAGCTCCCGGAAGAAGAAGCACACAAACTCCTCGAAATCCCCGCCTCGTTCGCCGCGCAAGATGTCGAGGACGAATTGGCCTGA